In the genome of Plasmodium yoelii strain 17X genome assembly, chromosome: 14, one region contains:
- a CDS encoding ubiquitin-like protein nedd8 homologue, putative → MQILVKTLTGKRQSFNFEPSSSVLQIKMAIEEREGIDAKQIRLIFSGKQMHDDMKLSDYRVIPGSTIHMILQLRGGTI, encoded by the exons ATGCAAATATTAGTAAAAACACTAACAGGAAAAAGACaatcatttaattttgagCCTTCCAGTTCCGTTTTGCAAATAAAGATGGCTATTGAAGAAAGAGAGGGCATTGATGCGAAACAAATAAGACTTATATTCTCAg gGAAACAAATGCACGATGATATGAAACTAAGCGACTACAGAGTTATACCTGGCTCAACAATTCATATGATTTTACAACTAAGGGGTGGaacaatttga